A genomic region of Pristiophorus japonicus isolate sPriJap1 chromosome 20, sPriJap1.hap1, whole genome shotgun sequence contains the following coding sequences:
- the LOC139233034 gene encoding programmed cell death protein 10-like, with protein MEKTDTVSVANRTVSMALYTVMYPVFGELEEVNAVAAQQLKAVFTKAELEKPGLCQNLILKILEQESVDVDVSYTEALLRMSGRDAGGPLDQGGEDKVLSELRAKGQVLRKVLSEIADNINSRKEFIETIRESALAIKNLLNTVSDLIKKFPPQTHQVLDQRKKEFVIASKTFSDTLKKYFRDNRNCDVIVGALTLIHQINLLVQTFAIAR; from the exons ATGGAGAAGACAGACACTGTTTCGGTTGCTAACCGCACCGTCTCCATGGCTCTCTACACCGTGATGTACCCGGTCTTTGGTGAG CTGGAGGAAGTCAATGCTGTCGCTGCTCAACAACTGAAGGCTGTTTTTACCAAG GCTGAGTTGGAGAAACCAGGCCTCTGCCAGAATCTGATCCTGAAAATTCTGGAACAGGAGTCTGTAGATGTGGACGTTAGTTATACCGAGGCCCTGCTTCGCATGTCCGGGCGGGACGCTGGGG gCCCCTTGGACCAGGGTGGAGAAGACAAAGTTTTATCAGAGTTGCGAGCGAAAGGACAGGTACTGAGGAAGGTCCTCAGCGAGATTGCAGATAACATCAACAGCCGGAAAGAGTTTATTGAGACCATCAG GGAGTCAGCTTTAGCTATCAAGAATCTGCTGAACACAGTTTCTGATCTGATCAAGAAATTTCCCCCACAGACCCATCAG GTGCTCGACCAGAGGAAGAAGGAGTTTGTAATCGCCTCCAAAACCTTCAGCGATACGTTGAAAAAGTACTTCCGGGACAACCG GAATTGCGATGTGATTGTCGGCGCGCTGACCCTGATTCACCAGATCAATCTGCTGGTGCAGACCTTTGCGATCGCCCGCTAG